Part of the Bacillus cereus group sp. RP43 genome is shown below.
TGTTCAATTCGTAATCGCTCACGGATTAAGGTTGCTCTTCGATAATCTCTTTCTTCTGGTCCTAGAGGTCCTCCTGCATATTGTTGCAAAATGCCCGGCTGAGTAAGAACCATTAACTCAGTTAAAATATTTCTCGATATACCTTGTATATATCCTAAGTCAATACCAAGTCGTACATCTGATAAGCAAGTGGCTGCTTCTGCAGATTGAATTAAACGACTGTTAGCTAGTATTCCGTAAGAACGATATACTTTATCTTCAAGCTCAATACTTGAATTTTGTACAATTAATTCTCTAGCCATTTTTTCTTGATGAATGATTTGTTGAATGACACTCTTTAAATCTGCAATAATATCTTCTTCTGATTTCCCTAGTGTCATTTGATTTGACACTTGAAATATATTACCTAACGCTTCGCTACCTTCACCGTATATTCCTCTTACTACTAACCCTAATTTTTGAATTACTTGTATAATACGGTTAATTCTTTTCGTTAAAACCAGTCCCGGCAAATGAATCATTACCGAAGCCCTTAATCCTGTACCAACGTTAGTGGGGCAACTCGTAATATATCCAAGCGATTCATCAAAAGCATATTCAACCTGTTCCTCGATCCAATTATCTATTTGATTGGCACTTTGAAGCGCCTCTGATAACTGCAAACCTGAAAATAGGCACTGAATCCTAACATGATCCTCTTCATTAAGCATGATACTTATATGTTCACTTTCTGATAGTAGGCATGCTCCGTATTCTGTTCCTGCAAGATTTGGACTAATTAAATGCTTCTCAACTAAAACTCTCCTTTGAAGAGGATTTAATTCATTCATTTTTAATAGTTCAAACGCCCCAAAAGGTTCTACAGGTTTATTTATAAACTTCTTCTTAAATAACTCATGAATCTGTTTAGCTTCTTCCTCGTTTTGCATAGTAGAGAATTGATATTTTTTAAAATTACGAGCCAAACGAATTCGACTACTTAAAACAATATCAGAATCAGGGCCATCCCCCTTCATCCATGGACTAATCGCTTCATTCATAATTCTGTCCAGTGACATAGAACTATTCCCCCTCTCTATGCTCACTAAGCTGATTTTCAAGACCTCGAATTTCATCTCGTACTTCAGCCGCTTTCTCAAATTCCTCTTTCTGTACATATTGTTTCAGATTGAGTTTTAGTTCATCTAATTCTTTCTTTAAGTAGATATTTCCTTCTATACGTTCAGGAATTTTCCCACAATGTTCTGTATGCCCACCGTGAAGACGTTTTAACAATGGTTTTAAATGCCCCTTAAATGTATCGTAACAAGAAGCACATCCAAAGCGTCCCACTTTTGTAAATTGTTCATATGTCATCTTACAATTCGGACATCTTGATATACTTGTATTTGAAAATGCATCTTGCCCTTCTTCAAACATCGCTGGTTCACTATGCAATAATCCGGCTAATAGGTCATGGAATGAAAAATTAGACTGCGGTGATTGAAAGAAAGACGTATAGCCACTTTGTTCTGCACATTGCTCGCAAAGATGAACTTCCGCCTTTTTTCCGTTGATTACTTTTGTATAATGTAAAGTTGCTGGTCTTATATTACAGTTTTGACAAGTCATCGCTATCTCCCACCTTTACAACAGGAACGATCTATCTCATGATACTTTTCATACATTACTAGATTGTTCTCTTTTCTTAATCCATTTAGTAAAAGCACATGTCATCTTTCAAAATTCCTACAATATTAAACTGCATTATCTTAGTTATCATTCTTAACAAAAGTTATATTTATTTATATTTCAGTGTTCTTAACATTGCGCATAATATTCGAGCCCTAAGTTCATCTCGAGAAGGAACATCCATTAATAATACAGAACGATCTAGTACGCTTAGCATAAGTTTAGCTTCACGATTTGTTATAATACCCTCTTCTATTAAACGTATAATCATGCTTTCTGCATTTCCTTGCGCAACACTATGATCAATCATATGAAGCATTTGATCAATAATGTCTATATCGTCATGCAATTTGACTTTTATAATGCGAATGTAACCCCCTCCACCTCGTTTACTTTCTACTACAAATCCTCTTTCTAGCGTAAAACGGGTATTGATTACATAGTTGATTTGAGACGGCACACAATCGAATCGATCAGCGATCTCATTCCTCTTGATTTCAATCACATTATTATTGCTTAAGTCAATAACTTGCTTTAGATATTTCTCAATGATATCAGATATATTTCTCATTTATCCGCCACCTTTATTGACTTTGACTATCTTTGACTTTAATTATATACGTATTAAAAAAATTTGCAACTCTTTTGCTTATTCACTATCCTAGCCACATTTCCCTATCTTTAATCAAAAGGACAATTCTTTAAGTAAAGATTTTTAAAATTACTACGAATTGTAAAAGGAAACACGAAAAAACACAAGTCAAAAGACTTGTGTTTTTATCTTGCTTGGCGACGTCCTACTCTCACAGGGACAAGGTCCCAACTACCATCGGCGCTAGAGAGCTTAACTTCCGTGTTCGGTATGGGAACGGGTGTGACCTCTCTGCCATCATCACCAAACTGATGAAGGTATATTCCTTCAAAACTAGATAACATTGCTTCATATTATATGGTTAAGTCCTCGATCTATTAGTATTCGTCAGCTCCACATGTCACCATGCTTCCACCTCGAACCTATCAACCTGATCATCTTTCAGGGATCTTACTAGCTTACGCTATGGGAAATCTCATCTTGAGGGGGGCTTCATGCTTAGATGCTTTCAGCACTTATCCCTTCCGCACATAGCTACCCAGCTATGCCCTTGGCAGAACAACTGGTACACCAGCGGTGCGTCCATCCCGGTCCTCTCGTACTAAGGACAGCTCCTCTCAAATTTCCTACGCCCACGACGGATAGGGACCGAACTGTCTCACGACGTTCTGAACCCAGCTCGCGTACCGCTTTAATGGGCGAACAGCCCAACCCTTGGGACCGACTACAGCCCCAGGATGCGATGAGCCGACATCGAGGTGCCAAACCTCCCCGTCGATGTGGACTCTTGGGGGAGATAAGCCTGTTATCCCCGGGGTAGCTTTTATCCGTTGAGCGATGGCCCTTCCATGCGGAACCACCGGATCACTAAGCCCGACTTTCGTCCCTGCTCGACTTGTAGGTCTCGCAGTCAAGCTCCCTTATGCCTTTGCACTCTACGAATGATTTCCAACCATTCTGAGGGAACCTTTGGGCGCCTCCGTTACACTTTAGGAGGCGACCGCCCCAGTCAAACTGCCCACCTGACACTGTCTCCCGGGTCGATAAGACCCGTAGGTTAGAATTTCAATACAGTCAGGGCGGTATCCCACCAGCGCCTCCACCGAAGCTAGCGCTCCGGTTTCAATGGCTCCCGCCTATCCTGTACAAACTGTACCAAAATTCAATATCAGGCTACAGTAAAGCTCCACGGGGTCTTTCCGTCCTGTCGCGGGTAACCTGCATCTTCACAGGTACTATAATTTCACCGAGTCTCTGGTTGAGACAGTGCCCAAATCGTTACACCTTTCGTGCGGGTCGGAACTTACCCGACAAGGAATTTCGCTACCTTAGGACCGTTATAGTTACGGCCGCCGTTTACTGGGGCTTCAGTTCAGAGCTTCGCTTACGCTAACCCCTCTCCTTAACCTTCCAGCACCGGGCAGGTGTCAGCCCCTATACTTCGCCTTACGGCTTCGCAGAGACCTGTGTTTTTGCTAAACAGTCGCTTGGGCCTATTCACTGCGGCTTTCCGTTAAGAAAGCACCCCTTCTCCCGAAGTTACGGGGTCATTTTGCCGAGTTCCTTAACCAGAGTTCTCTCGCACACCTTAGGATTCTCTCCTCGCCTACCTGTGTCGGTTTGCGGTACAGGCACCTTTTATCTCGCTAGAAGCTTTTCTTGGCAGCGGGGAATCAAAGACTTCGCTCCATAAGGAGCTTCCCCATCACAGCTCAGCCTTCACGATAAGCGGATTTGCCTACTTATCAGCCTAACTGCTTGGACGTGCACAACCAATCGCACGCTTCTTCTATCCTTCTGCGTCCCTCCATTGCTCAAACGATAAAGAGGTGGTACAGGAATATCAACCTGTTGTCCATCGCCTACGCCTGTCGGCCTCGGCTTAGGTCCTGACTAACCCTGAGCGGACGAGCCTTCCTCAGGAAACCTTAGGCATTCGGTGGACGGGATTCTCACCCGTCTTTCGCTACTCATACCGGCATTCTCACTTCTAAGCGCTCCACCAGTCCTTCCGGTCTGACTTCACTGCACTTAGAACGCTCCCCTACCACTGATACCATTGGTATCAATTCGCAGCTTCGGTGGTGTATTTAGCCCCGGTACATTTTCGGCGCAGAGTCACTCGACTAGTGAGCTATTACGCACTCTTTAAATGGTGGCTGCTTCTGAGCCAACATCCTAGTTGTCTAAGCAACTCCACATCCTTTTCCACTTAATACACACTTTGGGACCTTAGCTGGCGATCTGGGCTGTTTCCCTCTTGACTACGGATCTTATCACTCGCAGTCTGACTCCTAAGGATAAGTCATTGGCATTCGGAGTTTGACTGAATTCGGTAATCCGATGAGGACCCCTAGTTCAATCAGTGCTCTACCTCCAAGACTCTTACACTTAAGGCTAGCCCTAAAGCTATTTCGGGGAGAACCAGCTATCTCCAGGTTCGATTGGAATTTCTCCGCTACCCACACCTCATCCCCGCACTTTTCAACGTGCGTGGGTTCGGGCCTCCATTCAGTGTTACCTGAACTTCACCCTGGACATGGGTAGATCACCTGGTTTCGGGTCTACGACCACGTACTAAACGCCCTATTCAGACTCGCTTTCGCTGCGGCTCCGCCTCTTCAGCTTAACCTTGCACGGGATCGTAACTCGCCGGTTCATTCTACAAAAGGCACGCCATCACCCATTAACGGGCTCTGACTATTTGTAGGCACACGGTTTCAGGATCTCTTTCACTCCCCTTCCGGGGTGCTTTTCACCTTTCCCTCACGGTACTGGTTCACTATCGATCACTAGGGAGTATTTAGCCTTGGGAGATGGTCCTCCCAGATTCCGACGGAATTTCACGTGTTCCGCCGTACTCAGGATACATTCAAGAGAGAACGAAGTTTCGACTACGGGGTTGTTACCCTCTGTGACGGACCTTTCCAGGTCGCTTCGTCTACCTCGTTCCTTTGTAACTCCGTATAGAATGTCCTACAACCCCAAGAGGCAAGCCTCTTGGTTTGGGCTAGATTCCGTTTCGCTCGCCGCTACTCAGGAAATCGCATTTGCTTTCTCTTCCTCCAGGTACTTAGATGTTTCAGTTCCCTGGGTCTGTCTTCCATACCCTATGTATTCAGGTAAGGATACCATACCATTACGTATAGTGGGTTTCCCCATTCGGAAATCTTCGGATCAAAGCTTACTTACAGCTCCCCGAAGCATATCGGCGTTAGTCCCGTCCTTCATCGACTCCTAGTGTCAAGGCATCCACCGTGCGCCCTTTCTAACTTAACCAAACTAAAATTAAAAAAATATGAGCTACACTGTTATCTAGTTTTCAAAGAACATACATTTAAACTTGAGAGATAGTTCTCTCAAAACTGAACGAAACGAAACAAGTCAACGTTTATTGATGAACTGCGTTCATCAATTCTCCATAGAAAGGAGGTGATCCAGCCGCACCTTCCGATACGGCTACCTTGTTACGACTTCACCCCAATCATCTGTCCCACCTTAGGCGGCTGGCTCCATAAAGGTTACCCCACCGACTTCGGGTGTTACAAACTCTCGTGGTGTGACGGGCGGTGTGTACAAGGCCCGGGAACGTATTCACCGCGGCATGCTGATCCGCGATTACTAGCGATTCCAGCTTCATGTAGGCGAGTTGCAGCCTACAATCCGAACTGAGAACGGTTTTATGAGATTAGCTCCACCTCGCGGTCTTGCAGCTCTTTGTACCGTCCATTGTAGCACGTGTGTAGCCCAGGTCATAAGGGGCATGATGATTTGACGTCATCCCCACCTTCCTCCGGTTTGTCACCGGCAGTCACCTTAGAGTGCCCAACTTAATGATGGCAACTAAGATCAAGGGTTGCGCTCGTTGCGGGACTTAACCCAACATCTCACGACACGAGCTGACGACAACCATGCACCACCTGTCACTCTGCTCCCGAAGGAGAAGTCCTATCTCTAGGATTTTCAGAGGATGTCAAGACCTGGTAAGGTTCTTCGCGTTGCTTCGAATTAAACCACATGCTCCACCGCTTGTGCGGGCCCCCGTCAATTCCTTTGAGTTTCAGCCTTGCGGCCGTACTCCCCAGGCGGAGTGCTTAATGCGTTAACTTCAGCACTAAAGGGCGGAAACCCTCTAACACTTAGCACTCATCGTTTACGGCGTGGACTACCAGGGTATCTAATCCTGTTTGCTCCCCACGCTTTCGCGCCTCAGTGTCAGTTACAGACCAGAAAGTCGCCTTCGCCACTGGTGTTCCTCCATATCTCTACGCATTTCACCGCTACACATGGAATTCCACTTTCCTCTTCTGCACTCAAGTCTCCCAGTTTCCAATGACCCTCCACGGTTGAGCCGTGGGCTTTCACATCAGACTTAAGAAACCACCTGCGCGCGCTTTACGCCCAATAATTCCGGATAACGCTTGCCACCTACGTATTACCGCGGCTGCTGGCACGTAGTTAGCCGTGGCTTTCTGGTTAGGTACCGTCAAGGTGCCAGCTTATTCAACTAGCACTTGTTCTTCCCTAACAACAGAGTTTTACGACCCGAAAGCCTTCATCACTCACGCGGCGTTGCTCCGTCAGACTTTCGTCCATTGCGGAAGATTCCCTACTGCTGCCTCCCGTAGGAGTCTGGGCCGTGTCTCAGTCCCAGTGTGGCCGATCACCCTCTCAGGTCGGCTACGCATCGTTGCCTTGGTGAGCCGTTACCTCACCAACTAGCTAATGCGACGCGGGTCCATCCATAAGTGACAGCCGAAGCCGCCTTTCAATTTCGAACCATGCAGTTCAAAATATTATCCGGTATTAGCCCCGGTTTCCCGGAGTTATCCCAGTCTTATGGGCAGGTTACCCACGTGTTACTCACCCGTCCGCCGCTAACTTCATAAGAGCAAGCTCTTAATCCATTCGCTCGACTTGCATGTATTAGGCACGCCGCCAGCGTTCATCCTGAGCCAGGATCAAACTCTCCAATAAAGTTAGTTTGTCTAGCATCTAAAAATAAAAATTGACGTTCACGTTGTTTGTTTCGTTCAGTTTTCAAAGAACTTTTTTGGTGGAGCCTAGCGGGATCGAACCGCTGACCTCCTGCGTGCAAGGCAGGCGCTCTCCCAGCTGAGCTAAGGCCCCAAACAAGTATCGGGAAGACAGGATTTGAACCTGCGACCCCCTGGTCCCAAACCAGGTGCTCTACCAAGCTGAGCCACTTCCCGAAAGAAAACGCGCCCGAGAGGAGTCGAACCCCTAACCTCTTGATCCGTAGTCAAACGCTCTATCCAATTGAGCTACGGGCGCATATGGTGCCGAGGGCGGGGGTCGAACCCGCACGGTGGTCACCCACCGCAGGATTTTAAGTCCTGTGCGTCTGCCTGTTCCGCCACCCCGGCATATCATACTGAAAATTGGAGCGGAAGACGGGATTCGAACCCGCGACCCCAACCTTGGCAAGGTTGTATTCTACCACTGAACTACTTCCGCAAGACATGTATGATAATATTTTATTTAAAAGTGCGGGTGAAGGGAGTCGAACCCCCACGCCAAAGGCGCTAGATCCTAAGTCTAGTGCGTCTGCCAATTCCGCCACACCCGCATATTTCATTAAAATGGTGAGCCATGAAGGATTCGAACCTTCGACCCTCTGATTAAAAGTCAGATGCTCTACCAACTGAGCTAATGGCTCGTACAATTAAAAACTGGTGCCGACTAGAGGACTTGAACCCCCAACCTACTGATTACAAGTCAGTTGCTCTACCAATTGAGCTAAGTCGGCTAAATGGTGGAGGATGACGGGATCGAACCGCCGACCCCCTGCTTGTAAGGCAGGTGCTCTCCCAGCTGAGCTAATCCTCCGAATTGCCTGGCAACGTCCTACTCTCACAGGGACAAGGTCCCAACTACCATCGGCGCTAGAGAGCTTAACTTCCGTGTTCG
Proteins encoded:
- a CDS encoding protein arginine kinase: MSLDRIMNEAISPWMKGDGPDSDIVLSSRIRLARNFKKYQFSTMQNEEEAKQIHELFKKKFINKPVEPFGAFELLKMNELNPLQRRVLVEKHLISPNLAGTEYGACLLSESEHISIMLNEEDHVRIQCLFSGLQLSEALQSANQIDNWIEEQVEYAFDESLGYITSCPTNVGTGLRASVMIHLPGLVLTKRINRIIQVIQKLGLVVRGIYGEGSEALGNIFQVSNQMTLGKSEEDIIADLKSVIQQIIHQEKMARELIVQNSSIELEDKVYRSYGILANSRLIQSAEAATCLSDVRLGIDLGYIQGISRNILTELMVLTQPGILQQYAGGPLGPEERDYRRATLIRERLRIEQN
- a CDS encoding UvrB/UvrC motif-containing protein: MTCQNCNIRPATLHYTKVINGKKAEVHLCEQCAEQSGYTSFFQSPQSNFSFHDLLAGLLHSEPAMFEEGQDAFSNTSISRCPNCKMTYEQFTKVGRFGCASCYDTFKGHLKPLLKRLHGGHTEHCGKIPERIEGNIYLKKELDELKLNLKQYVQKEEFEKAAEVRDEIRGLENQLSEHREGE
- the ctsR gene encoding transcriptional regulator CtsR yields the protein MRNISDIIEKYLKQVIDLSNNNVIEIKRNEIADRFDCVPSQINYVINTRFTLERGFVVESKRGGGGYIRIIKVKLHDDIDIIDQMLHMIDHSVAQGNAESMIIRLIEEGIITNREAKLMLSVLDRSVLLMDVPSRDELRARILCAMLRTLKYK